Proteins from one Eubalaena glacialis isolate mEubGla1 chromosome 8, mEubGla1.1.hap2.+ XY, whole genome shotgun sequence genomic window:
- the STEAP4 gene encoding metalloreductase STEAP4 yields the protein MEKTTDVLPLTMNSSEKQETVCIFGTGDFGRSLGLEMLQCGYSIVFGSRNPRMSSLLPNGAEVLSYSEAAQKSDIIIIAIHREHYDFLTELTEVLNGKILVDVSNNLKIKQYPESNAEYLAQLVLGAHVVKAFNTISAWALQSRALDASRQVFVCGNDSKAKQRVMDIVRSLGLTPLDKGSLMAANEIENYPLQLFPMWKFPFYLSAVLCVFFFFYCVIREVIYPYVYEKKDRTFRLAISIPNRVFPIAALTLLALVYLPGVIAAILQLYRGTKYRRFPDWLDHWMLCRKQLGLIALGFAFLHVLYTLVIPIRYYVRWTLTNRTIAQAIAKKESPFSTSTAWLSDSYVAMGMLGFFLFVLLGITSLPSVSNMVNWREFRFVQSKLGYLTLILCTAHTLVYGGKRFLSPSSLIWYLPSAYVIALIIPCTVLVIKFILILPCIDKTLTRIRKGWERNPKFSESALNGKTDI from the exons ATGGAGAAAACTACAGATGTACTTCCTCTCACTATGAATTCTTCAGAGAAGCAAGAGACTGTATGTATTTTTGGAACTGGAGATTTTGGACGATCACTGGGACTTGAAATGCTCCAATGTggttattctattgtttttggaagTCGAAACCCCCGGATGTCCAGTCTGCTGCCCAATGGTGCAGAGGTCCTGAGCTACTCAGAAGCGGCCCAGAAATCTGACATTATAATCATAGCAATCCACAGGGAACATTACGATTTTCTCACAGAATTAACTGAGGTTCTCAATGGGAAAATACTGGTCGACGTCAGCAACAACCTCAAAATCAAGCAGTATCCGGAATCGAACGCAGAGTACCTTGCTCAGTTGGTGCTGGGAGCCCACGTGGTAAAAGCATTTAACACCATCTCAGCCTGGGCTCTCCAGTCAAGGGCACTGGATGCAAGTCGGCAG GTGTTTGTCTGCGGAAATGACAGCAAAGCCAAGCAAAGAGTGATGGATATTGTTCGTAGTCTTGGACTTACTCCATTGGATAAAGGATCTCTCATGGCAgccaatgaaattgaaaactacCCACTGCAACTATTTCCAATGTGGAAGTTCCCCTTCTATTTGTCTGCTGTTCTGTgtgtattcttctttttctactgtGTAATAAGAGAAGTAATCTACCCTTatgtttatgaaaaaaaagataGGACATTCCGCCTGGCTATTTCTATTCCAAATCGTGTCTTTCCAATAGCAGCACTTACACTGCTGGCCTTGGTTTACCTCCCTGGTGTTATTGCGGCCATCCTGCAGCTGTACCGAGGTACAAAATACCGCCGATTCCCAGACTGGCTTGACCACTGGATGCTTTGCAGAAAGCAGCTTGGCTTGATAGCACTGGGATTTGCCTTCCTTCATGTCCTCTACACACTTGTGATCCCTATTCGTTATTATGTACGATGGACATTGACCAACAGAACCATTGCCCAG GCAATAGCCAAGAAAGAAAGTCCATTTAGTACCTCTACTGCCTGGCTCAGCGATTCATACGTCGCTATGGGAATgcttggatttttcctgtttgTACTCCTGGGAATCACTTCCTTGCCATCAGTTAGCAACATGGTCAACTGGAGAGAGTTCCGATTTGTCCAG TCCAAACTGGGTTATTTGACCCTGATCTTGTGCACAGCCCACACCTTGGTGTACGGCGGAAAGAGATTCCTCAGTCCTTCAAGCCTCATCTGGTATCTTCCTTCAGCCTACGTGATAGCACTGATCATCCCTTGCACGGTGCTGGTGATCAAGTTCATCCTCATCCTGCCATGTATAGACAAGACCCTTACACGGATCCGCAAGGGCTGGGAAAGGAACCCGAAATTCTCAGAATCAGCATTGAATGGAAAAACAGATATTTAA